The Catellatospora citrea DNA segment GTTCTCCAGCGCGTACAGCTCGAACGCGAACCGCCCGCCGAGCCCGCACCGGTCGGCCAGGCTGTTGGCGTTCGTGGCGTATCCGAGCCGGTAGTCGCGGCTCAGCTTGTCCAGTACCGCGGCCACCCCGTCGAACGGGCGCGAGTTCGCGTACCGCACCTCGAAGAACAGCTCCAGCCACCGGTCCAGCTCGTGCTCCCGGCCGGCCCGGGCCAGGGTGTGCCGCATCGCGGCGGCCCGGATGTCGCGGGCATGGCGGTCGGCCAGCAACGCCCAGTGCTCCTCGGCGTCGGCCGCGAACAGCTCCAGGGTCAGCGCCGGGTCGGCCACCGCGGCGGTGACCGCGCTCAGGCCCGCCGTCACGGCGGCGCGGATGTCCACCAGCGTGTCGTCGGCGTCGAAGGCGACAGTTGTGATCATCGGTACACGTTAGCGGAACCGCAGGTCAGCGCCCTGCACCGTCACTCGCAGGGGGTACGTCGTCCCATGTCGCGAGACGGCGCAGCCCGTCCGGCAGCTGGGCCGGGCGCTCGATCACCAGATCCGGGCCGACGGGACCGTGGCAGCTCCTTGATCACTCCGCCACTCCAGTCACCACCGTCGACGCCTACGCTTAGCCCGTGGACACCGCACAGACGCTCGACCGTGGGCTGCGCCTGCTGACCCTGGTCGCGGACACCCCCGGCGGGCTGACCGTCACCGAGGCCGCCAACCGCCTCGGCGTCGGCCGCGCCGTGGTGTACCGGCTGGTCACCACGCTCACCGAGCACTCGCTGGTGCGCCGCGACTCCAGCGGCCGGCTGCGGCTCGGCCTGGGCCTGCTGCACCTGGCCCGGCGCGCCCAGCCGCTGCTGGCCGACGCGGCGCTGCCCGCCCTGCGGCGCCTGGCCGACCAGGTCCACGCCACGGCCCACCTCACCGTCGCCGACGGCGACGAGGCGGTCGCGGTCGCCGTCGTCGAACCCAGCTCGACGATGTTCCACGTCGCCTACCGCACCGGCTCCCGGCACCCGCTCGCCTCCGGCGCCGCCGGCCGCGCCATCCTCTCCGACGCCGCCGGCTGGACCGTCTCCACCGGCGAACTCCAACCCGGCGCGTACGGCATCGCCGCCCGCATCCACCACGTGGAAGGCCTCCGCGCCTCCGTCGGCGTGGTCGCCCTCGCCCCCCTCGACACCCCCACCGTCGGCCCCCTCGTCGTAGCCGCCGCCACCACCATC contains these protein-coding regions:
- a CDS encoding helix-turn-helix domain-containing protein, with translation MDTAQTLDRGLRLLTLVADTPGGLTVTEAANRLGVGRAVVYRLVTTLTEHSLVRRDSSGRLRLGLGLLHLARRAQPLLADAALPALRRLADQVHATAHLTVADGDEAVAVAVVEPSSTMFHVAYRTGSRHPLASGAAGRAILSDAAGWTVSTGELQPGAYGIAARIHHVEGLRASVGVVALAPLDTPTVGPLVVAAATTITTALT
- a CDS encoding HAD family hydrolase, which produces MITTVAFDADDTLVDIRAAVTAGLSAVTAAVADPALTLELFAADAEEHWALLADRHARDIRAAAMRHTLARAGREHELDRWLELFFEVRYANSRPFDGVAAVLDKLSRDYRLGYATNANSLADRCGLGGRFAFELYALENGVPKKPARGFFDAVLAAASAQPHEVVYVGDSYDHDVAGAAGAGLRTVWLNRAGAPAPGAVRADVVIADLAELPDAVAALNN